A section of the Rummeliibacillus pycnus genome encodes:
- the essC gene encoding type VII secretion protein EssC: protein MRYILTVVDGESFHRYELKEQQQEQIVIGPDLKATITVSSLQMAIQCNWNGKELFVNNDLLEFDQKQVISSISLTLIRAEDRYYDLMDSPLWTIGNEDDDSVLSKLPGRIIIQKVKKQEYKFSVIRGPFYVNNKKEIEGSFQDGDLLFINNILMSIYDDILIITCAENSCKIQLPLITSKLPEYKNTYHRSPRVRYHQPDDDKVIATPPSRPTKPSEQLGRIIVPPLVMMAAMLLVSIFRPTGIYIVVMLSMTIVTVVYAILSYIRNVKKYKKDMKERDVKFNAYLREKSKELYEAQNDQYNALLYHYPSVPELVELLRKQSARMYEKTPFHNDFLFYRLGEGKVDASYPIKINKEEFTLEEDPLMEKAIQLENQYNHIEKVPIVVDLVNGAVGYIGKRPLVLQQLKQMIAQLAFFHSYHEVQMIMVFKEHEKKQWDWMRWLPHASLQAINVRSFVYHERSRDQVMNSLYQILKDRKQQVEKNNSSRKASAFIPQLVIVITDETIIMDHTIMELLQEDCRELGVSVIYVQDVLESLPEHISTVIRIKDSTTGELFIQNEELKRQTFELSQDVSDDLLEELARRLAAYEHLQNLETRIPESITFMEMYGITTVQELQIASRWQSHKPYKSLAVPLGVRGKDDIVFLNLHEKAHGPHGLVAGTTGSGKSEIIQSYILSLATNFHPYNIGFLLIDYKGGGMANLFKDLPHLLGVITNLDGAQSMRALASIKAELRRRQHIFGKNEINHIHQYQKLYEDHKVKEPMPELFIISDEFAELKAEQPEFMKELVSTARIGRSLGIHLILATQKPSGVVDDQIWSNSKFKLALKVQNESDSNEVLKTKDAADITQPGRAYLQVGNNEVYELFQSAWSGATYKGNQLVEDVEDFTIYSINDLGQFEVLTEDLSGLTHKDLPKQQWTELEAVIEEIHETALSQQIKALPRPWLPPLKERISRFDLEHQLLETTHLVAQIGMLDLPHEQLQKPFTLDFMKDGHVAIFASPGFGKSTMLQTIAMEIADHYTPEEVHFYLLDFGTNGLLPLSKLPHAADMIRLDEEQKMQKWIKRVSGIIKKRKKLLSEYGVPNSAMYKDLTHEVLPDIVIFIDVMDAVSESSLKDEFDELMTKIARDGVGLGIFLVLTASRQLAIRTPILINIKTQIALYMIDQTESRGIMGKSDVAIEEIAGRALIKLDDVTLMQVAMPANGEDDLQVSENLRSHIEHISRNWNGKIPAAIPMVPEHVTEEFFLALPSVKQSYVENRLPFAVDLENVEAVSLDFNSQQHLLVIADTERRFKQAYEAILYTIEHSTISPQLLIVDQVTAKFSSLKRDNYQYIQKPDDTTALIEQLLEAQQARQETYVEQREDGISSLREYIQQLSPIIVLFTDMEAINNQLSSTSQSQLAKVISEGANYGIHLIFGMNSQMTRSYDETSTAMKKLNTAISMVRLNDQSIVEVQRPYREKELSAYEAYMIRGNHTEKIKILSETKVGVL, encoded by the coding sequence GTGCGCTATATTTTAACAGTAGTAGACGGCGAATCCTTTCATCGTTATGAATTGAAAGAACAGCAACAAGAACAAATAGTGATTGGTCCAGATTTAAAAGCGACTATTACCGTTTCCTCTCTGCAAATGGCTATTCAATGCAATTGGAATGGAAAGGAATTATTCGTTAACAATGATTTGCTTGAATTTGATCAAAAACAAGTCATCTCATCTATCAGCTTGACCTTAATAAGAGCAGAGGACAGGTATTATGACTTAATGGATTCTCCACTTTGGACGATTGGAAACGAAGATGATGATTCAGTTCTATCTAAGCTTCCAGGCAGAATTATTATTCAAAAAGTAAAAAAACAGGAGTACAAGTTTTCTGTAATTCGTGGTCCATTCTATGTGAACAATAAAAAGGAAATTGAAGGTAGTTTTCAAGATGGAGATTTACTTTTTATCAATAATATACTAATGTCCATTTACGACGATATTTTAATCATTACTTGTGCAGAAAATAGCTGCAAGATTCAGTTACCACTTATTACATCTAAACTACCTGAATATAAAAATACCTATCACCGCTCACCACGAGTAAGATATCATCAACCGGATGATGATAAAGTGATTGCTACACCACCGTCACGTCCAACAAAACCTAGTGAGCAATTAGGCAGAATTATAGTACCACCTCTTGTTATGATGGCTGCCATGTTACTTGTTTCGATTTTCAGACCAACTGGAATTTATATTGTTGTTATGTTGTCTATGACAATTGTAACAGTAGTATATGCCATTCTATCTTATATTCGAAATGTCAAAAAGTATAAAAAGGATATGAAAGAGCGGGATGTAAAGTTTAACGCGTATTTGCGTGAAAAATCTAAGGAATTATATGAAGCTCAAAATGACCAATATAATGCTCTTCTGTATCATTATCCTTCTGTACCTGAGTTAGTGGAGTTACTACGAAAGCAGTCCGCAAGGATGTATGAAAAAACACCATTTCATAATGATTTTTTGTTTTATCGCTTAGGTGAAGGAAAAGTTGATGCTAGTTATCCTATTAAGATAAATAAAGAGGAATTTACGCTTGAAGAAGATCCTTTAATGGAAAAAGCCATTCAATTAGAAAATCAATACAATCATATTGAAAAAGTACCAATTGTAGTAGATTTGGTCAATGGAGCCGTTGGGTATATTGGTAAACGACCACTTGTTCTTCAACAGCTTAAACAAATGATTGCACAGTTGGCATTTTTCCATAGTTACCATGAAGTTCAAATGATCATGGTTTTTAAGGAACATGAAAAAAAACAATGGGATTGGATGCGTTGGCTTCCACATGCAAGTCTTCAAGCAATCAATGTTCGCTCATTTGTATATCATGAACGCTCTAGAGATCAAGTTATGAACTCACTTTACCAAATACTTAAAGATCGTAAACAACAAGTTGAAAAGAATAATTCCTCTAGAAAAGCAAGTGCCTTTATCCCACAACTTGTCATTGTTATTACAGATGAAACAATAATCATGGATCATACAATCATGGAATTACTGCAAGAAGATTGCCGAGAATTAGGTGTTTCAGTGATTTATGTACAAGATGTTTTAGAATCATTACCAGAGCATATTTCAACTGTAATTCGAATCAAAGATTCTACAACAGGTGAGTTATTTATTCAAAATGAGGAACTAAAAAGGCAAACCTTTGAACTTAGTCAAGATGTTTCGGATGATTTACTCGAAGAACTAGCAAGAAGATTAGCTGCATATGAGCATCTTCAAAATTTAGAAACTCGTATACCTGAAAGCATCACATTTATGGAGATGTACGGTATTACAACTGTTCAAGAATTACAAATAGCATCAAGATGGCAAAGTCACAAACCCTATAAGAGTCTAGCAGTACCACTAGGGGTTAGAGGTAAGGATGATATCGTATTTTTGAACTTACATGAAAAGGCACATGGTCCTCATGGTCTTGTAGCAGGTACAACTGGTTCTGGTAAATCTGAAATTATTCAATCATATATTTTGTCATTAGCCACAAATTTCCACCCATACAACATCGGTTTTCTTTTAATTGACTATAAAGGTGGAGGAATGGCGAATCTATTCAAAGATTTACCGCATTTACTTGGTGTCATTACAAACTTAGATGGTGCACAATCCATGCGTGCATTAGCTTCGATAAAAGCAGAACTTAGAAGAAGACAGCATATATTTGGCAAAAATGAAATCAATCATATTCATCAATATCAAAAGCTATATGAAGACCATAAAGTGAAAGAACCGATGCCAGAGCTCTTTATTATTTCGGATGAATTTGCGGAGTTAAAGGCTGAACAACCAGAATTTATGAAAGAACTTGTATCAACTGCCCGGATTGGTCGTTCACTTGGCATTCATTTAATTCTTGCAACTCAAAAACCAAGTGGGGTAGTCGATGACCAAATCTGGTCTAACTCGAAATTTAAATTGGCCTTAAAAGTGCAAAACGAAAGTGATTCAAACGAAGTATTGAAAACTAAAGATGCTGCTGATATTACTCAACCGGGTAGGGCCTATTTACAAGTAGGGAATAACGAAGTTTATGAACTGTTCCAAAGTGCTTGGAGTGGAGCTACATACAAAGGAAATCAATTGGTCGAAGACGTTGAAGATTTTACAATTTACAGTATAAATGATCTTGGTCAATTTGAAGTGTTAACTGAAGACCTAAGTGGATTAACACATAAAGACTTACCGAAACAACAATGGACGGAGCTAGAAGCAGTAATTGAAGAAATTCATGAAACAGCGTTATCTCAACAGATTAAAGCATTACCAAGGCCATGGCTACCACCTTTGAAAGAAAGAATTAGTCGTTTTGATCTTGAACATCAATTATTAGAAACAACTCATTTAGTCGCTCAAATCGGAATGCTTGATTTACCACATGAACAACTGCAAAAACCATTCACTCTAGATTTCATGAAAGATGGTCATGTTGCAATTTTTGCTAGCCCTGGGTTTGGAAAAAGTACTATGTTACAAACTATAGCAATGGAAATAGCAGATCACTATACACCAGAAGAAGTTCATTTCTATTTACTTGATTTTGGTACAAATGGGTTATTACCATTATCAAAGCTTCCTCATGCAGCAGATATGATTCGATTAGATGAAGAACAAAAAATGCAAAAATGGATAAAACGAGTTTCCGGTATTATTAAAAAAAGGAAAAAGTTATTGAGCGAATATGGAGTTCCTAATTCAGCAATGTATAAAGATTTAACGCATGAAGTCTTACCAGATATTGTGATTTTTATTGATGTAATGGACGCAGTAAGTGAATCATCATTAAAAGATGAATTCGATGAACTTATGACGAAAATCGCACGAGATGGTGTAGGACTTGGTATATTCCTAGTTTTAACAGCTAGTCGACAGCTAGCAATACGAACACCCATATTAATAAATATAAAAACTCAAATAGCTCTGTATATGATTGATCAAACAGAAAGTAGAGGTATTATGGGGAAATCGGATGTTGCAATAGAGGAAATAGCAGGACGTGCTCTTATCAAGTTAGATGATGTAACACTAATGCAAGTGGCAATGCCTGCGAATGGTGAGGATGATCTTCAAGTATCTGAAAACCTAAGAAGTCATATTGAACATATAAGTCGTAATTGGAATGGAAAGATACCTGCCGCAATTCCGATGGTTCCAGAACATGTTACAGAAGAATTCTTCCTTGCATTACCTTCCGTTAAACAGTCATATGTTGAAAATAGATTGCCATTTGCAGTTGATCTGGAAAATGTAGAAGCGGTATCTTTAGATTTCAATTCTCAACAACATCTTTTAGTAATTGCTGATACTGAACGAAGATTTAAGCAAGCATATGAAGCGATTTTATATACAATAGAACATTCTACAATTTCACCACAATTATTAATTGTGGATCAGGTAACAGCGAAGTTCAGCTCATTAAAAAGAGATAACTATCAATATATCCAAAAACCGGATGATACAACAGCGCTAATCGAACAATTATTGGAAGCACAGCAAGCTCGTCAAGAAACGTATGTTGAACAACGAGAAGATGGTATCTCTTCATTAAGGGAATATATACAACAGCTAAGTCCAATTATTGTTTTGTTCACGGACATGGAAGCTATTAATAATCAATTGTCATCGACTTCACAATCTCAGTTGGCAAAAGTAATTTCAGAAGGTGCAAATTATGGAATTCATCTGATTTTTGGTATGAATAGTCAAATGACTAGAAGTTACGATGAGACTTCAACAGCCATGAAGAAATTAAACACTGCTATTTCAATGGTTCGTTTAAATGATCAATCTATAGTAGAAGTCCAAAGACCATATCGAGAAAAAGAATTGAGTGCATATGAAGCATATATGATTAGAGGAAATCATACTGAAAAAATTAAAATTTTATCGGAAACGAAAGTTGGGG
- the essB gene encoding type VII secretion protein EssB: MENKLKFGEMELSLKKEENQHILTLPLAETSIQAEHELHLLNQDTSIFLPLDARVAGDTIEFEYTLEGFQSFDNIKKLERVDQLRLLYNIGRFSKLLNGRTTVILNPNNLVYDLNLMPFMIYRGIKNILPPLDHSTDEFLKAYKCIAIATFSTEYQFEDLMKGALTRATSTSFEKAVQQAEKIEVLQSLLFEYYEKEKRKTLKQFQKVSKNKFKGFKIATLSLSILSIILLSLVLYAFSSKIPIEELYNEANASFINENYVDVKEQLKELNLDQLPKSIKKMYAISSVKTSGLTEEQKTNSINSIASISDDRLLSYWINIARNNFSESLKLAHSLDVNDLTKYSLILYQNQLKKNTTMDQDKKDRKLNEIESELQAIQDKEEAAKKEAESETQKVMEEKQKQEQLAEQQKLENQKKQKEAKKIEEKKNKE; this comes from the coding sequence ATGGAAAATAAACTAAAATTCGGTGAAATGGAGCTGTCCTTGAAAAAAGAAGAGAATCAGCATATCTTGACTCTGCCACTTGCAGAAACATCTATTCAAGCCGAACATGAGTTGCATCTTTTAAATCAGGATACGAGTATTTTTTTGCCTTTAGATGCAAGAGTAGCTGGAGATACGATTGAATTTGAATATACATTAGAAGGCTTCCAATCTTTTGACAATATCAAAAAATTAGAGAGAGTTGATCAATTACGTTTACTCTATAATATTGGCAGGTTTTCAAAACTCCTAAATGGAAGAACAACAGTTATATTGAATCCAAATAATTTAGTTTATGACCTCAATTTAATGCCTTTTATGATATATAGAGGAATCAAAAATATCTTACCACCTCTAGATCATTCAACTGATGAATTCCTTAAAGCGTATAAATGTATTGCAATTGCAACATTTTCAACTGAGTATCAATTTGAAGATTTGATGAAGGGAGCACTTACTCGAGCAACATCTACTTCATTTGAAAAGGCTGTACAACAAGCAGAAAAGATAGAAGTCCTTCAATCTTTGCTATTTGAATATTACGAAAAAGAAAAAAGGAAAACGCTAAAACAGTTTCAAAAAGTTTCTAAAAACAAATTTAAAGGATTTAAAATTGCCACTCTATCTTTGTCAATCCTAAGTATTATTCTGTTATCACTTGTTCTTTATGCATTTAGCTCAAAAATTCCAATAGAAGAGTTATATAACGAAGCAAATGCATCATTTATAAATGAAAATTATGTAGATGTGAAAGAGCAATTAAAAGAACTAAACCTTGATCAGCTCCCAAAAAGTATAAAAAAAATGTATGCTATTTCGAGTGTAAAAACGAGTGGTTTAACAGAAGAACAAAAAACAAATTCAATAAATTCCATTGCCTCTATTTCTGATGATCGATTATTAAGTTATTGGATTAATATTGCTCGAAATAATTTTAGTGAAAGTTTGAAACTTGCACATAGCTTGGATGTAAATGATTTAACAAAATATAGTTTAATCCTTTATCAAAACCAACTGAAGAAGAATACAACTATGGATCAAGATAAAAAGGATCGAAAATTAAATGAAATCGAAAGTGAATTGCAAGCAATCCAAGATAAAGAAGAAGCAGCGAAAAAGGAAGCTGAGTCCGAAACTCAAAAAGTAATGGAAGAAAAACAAAAGCAAGAACAACTAGCAGAACAACAAAAGTTAGAAAATCAAAAGAAACAAAAAGAGGCAAAGAAAATAGAAGAGAAAAAGAACAAAGAGTAG
- a CDS encoding EsaB/YukD family protein: MDKHKRITIDFSKSGGNTYDLVISTKMTVKQLLFALSTSLQEQINSNSVIRLPLKQITLQPEDQLLDCSISNGELLIVENELTKRGIMHGK, translated from the coding sequence ATGGATAAACATAAACGAATCACAATTGACTTTTCAAAGTCTGGTGGAAATACCTACGATTTGGTCATTTCGACGAAAATGACCGTAAAACAGTTATTATTCGCTCTTTCTACAAGTCTGCAAGAACAAATTAATAGTAATAGTGTTATTAGGTTACCTTTAAAACAAATAACACTTCAACCAGAAGATCAATTACTAGATTGTTCGATTTCAAATGGTGAACTCCTCATCGTTGAAAATGAGCTAACTAAAAGGGGTATTATGCATGGAAAATAA
- the essA gene encoding type VII secretion protein EssA gives MKYKWIGVLIICCAIVFPSLPAQANEDNGQLKIDINRINEDKTKNDSTDNLVEGTDDLFTDDSIKVENYLKHNEQMQEKNTLNSLFQKDYMGNPNTNISTATIQLFQEKLSVTNIQQENSKTESLADRWLFITMITIIIILLCIGLFLSLRKLNVGESNG, from the coding sequence ATGAAGTATAAATGGATAGGGGTTTTAATCATTTGTTGTGCAATCGTTTTTCCAAGTTTACCTGCACAAGCAAATGAAGACAATGGACAATTAAAAATTGATATTAATCGGATCAATGAAGACAAGACTAAAAATGATTCTACAGATAATTTGGTAGAAGGAACAGATGATCTTTTTACCGATGACAGTATTAAAGTAGAAAACTATTTAAAACATAATGAACAAATGCAGGAGAAAAACACATTAAATTCACTATTTCAAAAAGATTACATGGGTAACCCAAATACAAATATATCAACCGCTACAATTCAGTTATTTCAAGAGAAATTATCGGTGACTAATATACAACAGGAAAATTCAAAAACGGAGAGTTTAGCTGATCGCTGGCTCTTCATCACTATGATTACAATCATCATCATTCTATTATGCATAGGACTTTTCTTATCACTAAGGAAACTAAATGTAGGTGAATCAAATGGATAA
- the esaA gene encoding type VII secretion protein EsaA — translation MTKKNRLPLFIVLVLLLAGIIAYIPFSSVTKDKTEKADFKMDVAVVNLDEPIEYQGKTYNFGEEFKKSLENDYTHRFHLVDAAEAEDGILDKRYNMAITIPNDFTKRALSIDNVSPEPIKLSYKLNESNNEITKAQAQKIAGELLNSFNKKVIDVFFASVIGNLQTAQKNVKSIVKKQDQLTSIYATKINDPIKEYTNNLTQINENTNFTKDAFNGLNKELNTFQQNAKDSLDSASTNSQIMATMQEYLEKGNDTFNNLTNLINDSNDQVSVDNAEEKLQSINDEQKLLSLKLEKDMSLVTSNIATNLTSTQENINQYTVSLKKRIDEDISKEVSDLVNETLNDALSTPENTAKINTLFLAPKTNIENNILQTIDQLPSLDEEQVKNLDVSESTKDQLSKIIFAAKKYAKEKNHSYSTDGQFSIQYYIEQMKNKLMTEGTVFSDEMKIPAQEAGNRILIINAPKGFVTKNVVLTLPDGKILNIEPGVIDLPAISKGKIKVSTTFVLADNSVDIFSPLNWSWTLKKHEENITAVNHHDITRISVSKNEDNSQKELNNTAESTEDQSLQKDENLELKKEEQVNPKNNTNENTPIIKKEEQNNQKAKTKSVETKSNDTNQTKTITNEIIHHEITSTLATQEEIPDQVAKSIWNYQRLQALFSLYFDIDVTNPDQFSQLNNGSFEKIGSSNTNSLYYALSNKGMKAFIISMVKKSLIEQTTAKLSEDLKAINNKVIGYNEEISNILKNFPTLIKQTEEATVTAKKQNDEIKKLVPVAQQWKDTSNQLVESSSLVAETNEKEGQVSIDLDGGISDLLLNSSNVAEEAEAANLQASSVFDSFDGINEKARQIKSGGHELSNKADQLANDLVKKVSNDNDYAMNFSNVLANSKIGNAPNEELYDFLSNPINMTKQSIDNTRDTRTTFYLIVIASFLALFTAYVMSGFKQFVFKKSDFENAEEQSLYAKNFPISVFTTSIAIIEGLIVGTVSLMAYKEIEISSVIWMIVITLLMTLLVLAATYLLRQFKMIGMFIILVIISMYLFFTEALGFDFERSQTIHQVSLLSPLHYLENNISNIINGTSSGVIIIGIMFILTILFFILNLFVLKRISPKEVNANEV, via the coding sequence ATGACAAAAAAAAATCGTTTGCCACTTTTTATCGTTTTAGTTCTGCTTCTTGCAGGAATAATTGCATACATACCATTTTCTTCTGTAACAAAGGACAAAACAGAGAAAGCAGATTTCAAGATGGACGTTGCAGTGGTTAATCTAGATGAACCCATAGAATATCAAGGCAAAACATACAACTTTGGAGAAGAATTTAAAAAGAGTTTAGAAAACGATTATACACATAGATTTCATTTAGTCGATGCTGCTGAAGCAGAGGATGGAATTTTAGATAAACGTTATAACATGGCTATTACTATTCCAAACGACTTTACGAAACGAGCACTGTCAATTGACAATGTAAGTCCAGAACCCATTAAACTTTCTTATAAATTAAATGAATCAAACAATGAAATTACAAAAGCACAGGCTCAAAAAATTGCCGGAGAATTATTAAATTCTTTTAATAAAAAAGTTATTGACGTCTTTTTTGCAAGTGTAATTGGAAACCTACAGACCGCTCAAAAAAATGTAAAAAGCATAGTAAAAAAACAAGATCAATTAACTTCAATATATGCCACCAAAATCAATGATCCTATAAAAGAATATACAAATAATTTAACTCAAATTAATGAGAATACCAATTTTACAAAAGATGCTTTTAATGGACTTAACAAAGAGTTAAACACTTTTCAACAAAATGCAAAGGACAGTTTAGACAGTGCTTCAACTAATAGCCAAATAATGGCGACAATGCAAGAATATCTGGAGAAAGGTAATGATACTTTTAACAATCTTACGAATCTTATCAATGATAGTAATGATCAAGTCTCTGTAGATAATGCAGAAGAAAAACTCCAAAGTATAAATGATGAACAAAAATTGCTGAGTCTAAAACTTGAAAAGGATATGTCTCTCGTTACATCTAATATTGCAACCAACTTAACTTCGACACAAGAGAATATTAATCAATATACTGTATCTTTAAAGAAAAGAATTGATGAAGACATTTCAAAAGAAGTTTCTGATTTAGTAAATGAAACTTTAAACGATGCATTATCTACACCAGAAAATACAGCTAAAATCAACACTTTGTTTTTAGCACCTAAAACAAATATTGAAAACAACATATTACAAACCATTGATCAACTACCTTCTTTGGATGAAGAACAAGTAAAAAATTTAGACGTTTCTGAATCAACGAAAGATCAATTATCTAAAATAATTTTCGCAGCTAAGAAATATGCGAAAGAAAAAAATCATTCCTATTCAACGGATGGTCAATTTTCAATTCAGTATTATATAGAGCAAATGAAAAACAAACTAATGACAGAAGGTACTGTATTTTCAGATGAAATGAAAATCCCGGCACAAGAAGCTGGTAATAGAATACTAATCATTAATGCTCCAAAAGGATTTGTTACGAAGAATGTTGTTTTAACACTACCAGATGGAAAAATTTTAAATATAGAGCCAGGCGTTATTGATTTACCGGCAATATCAAAGGGGAAAATAAAAGTTTCTACTACATTTGTTTTAGCTGATAACAGTGTAGATATTTTTTCACCTTTAAATTGGAGTTGGACTTTAAAAAAACATGAAGAAAATATAACTGCTGTCAACCATCATGACATTACGCGGATATCTGTTTCAAAGAATGAAGACAATTCTCAAAAAGAGCTAAATAATACCGCTGAATCTACTGAAGATCAAAGCCTTCAAAAAGATGAAAACTTAGAGTTAAAGAAAGAAGAGCAAGTTAACCCAAAAAACAATACAAATGAAAATACACCCATTATAAAGAAAGAAGAGCAGAACAATCAAAAAGCAAAGACTAAGTCTGTTGAAACAAAATCAAATGATACAAACCAAACAAAAACAATTACAAATGAAATTATTCATCATGAAATTACATCAACTCTAGCAACACAGGAGGAAATTCCAGATCAAGTTGCTAAATCTATTTGGAACTATCAACGATTACAAGCACTATTTAGTTTATATTTTGATATTGATGTTACAAATCCAGACCAATTTTCACAGTTAAATAACGGTTCGTTTGAAAAAATAGGTAGTTCAAACACTAACTCTTTGTATTATGCGTTATCAAATAAAGGTATGAAAGCATTTATCATTTCTATGGTTAAAAAATCATTAATTGAGCAAACAACTGCAAAGCTCTCAGAGGATTTGAAAGCCATCAATAATAAAGTAATAGGTTATAACGAAGAAATATCGAACATCTTAAAAAATTTCCCAACGCTAATTAAACAAACAGAAGAAGCAACAGTAACCGCAAAAAAACAAAATGATGAAATTAAAAAGCTTGTTCCTGTTGCGCAACAATGGAAAGATACGAGTAACCAATTAGTTGAATCCAGTTCACTAGTGGCAGAAACCAATGAAAAAGAGGGGCAAGTTAGTATTGATTTAGATGGGGGAATAAGCGATTTACTTTTAAACAGTAGTAATGTGGCTGAAGAAGCAGAAGCAGCTAATTTACAAGCGAGTTCTGTATTTGATTCATTTGATGGGATCAATGAAAAAGCAAGACAAATAAAAAGTGGTGGACATGAACTATCAAATAAAGCAGATCAGTTAGCAAATGATTTAGTGAAAAAAGTATCAAATGATAATGACTATGCGATGAATTTTAGCAATGTATTAGCTAATAGTAAAATTGGAAATGCACCGAATGAGGAATTATACGATTTCTTATCTAATCCAATTAATATGACAAAGCAATCAATTGATAATACGCGTGATACAAGAACTACATTTTATTTGATCGTGATTGCTTCATTTTTAGCATTATTTACTGCTTATGTAATGTCAGGATTTAAACAGTTTGTATTTAAAAAATCAGATTTCGAAAATGCAGAAGAACAAAGTCTATATGCTAAAAACTTCCCAATCTCTGTGTTTACCACTTCAATCGCTATAATCGAAGGGTTAATAGTGGGAACAGTTTCATTAATGGCTTACAAGGAAATTGAGATTTCATCAGTTATTTGGATGATAGTTATAACCTTATTAATGACGTTACTAGTTCTTGCTGCTACTTACTTATTACGACAATTCAAAATGATTGGTATGTTTATCATTTTAGTCATAATCAGTATGTACCTATTCTTTACGGAAGCGCTTGGTTTTGATTTTGAGCGATCACAGACTATTCATCAAGTTTCACTTTTATCACCTCTACATTATTTAGAAAATAATATTTCTAATATTATAAATGGTACTAGTAGCGGAGTGATAATAATCGGAATTATGTTTATTCTTACCATTCTTTTCTTTATTCTCAATTTATTTGTTTTAAAGAGAATATCTCCGAAAGAAGTGAATGCGAATGAAGTATAA
- a CDS encoding WXG100 family type VII secretion target, whose amino-acid sequence MAGQIRMTPQELKNRARKYGSSGEQINTMLGELNGLQNQLRSEWEGKAFQQFDAQFEQLRPKVESFRDLLFAIKDQLDHTADAVEQHDLQLSKNFGLQ is encoded by the coding sequence GTGGCAGGACAAATTCGTATGACCCCACAAGAACTAAAAAATAGAGCGAGAAAATATGGTTCAAGTGGTGAGCAAATTAACACCATGTTAGGTGAATTAAATGGATTGCAAAATCAATTGCGTTCTGAATGGGAAGGTAAAGCTTTTCAACAATTCGATGCTCAATTTGAACAATTAAGACCAAAAGTAGAGAGCTTTAGAGATCTACTTTTTGCTATAAAGGACCAACTAGATCACACTGCTGACGCGGTAGAACAACACGACCTACAGCTTTCTAAAAACTTCGGACTACAATAA